One segment of Coffea arabica cultivar ET-39 chromosome 7c, Coffea Arabica ET-39 HiFi, whole genome shotgun sequence DNA contains the following:
- the LOC113699097 gene encoding rab escort protein 1-like, with amino-acid sequence MDEAMSYPQIEPANFDLIVIGTGLPESILAAAASSSGKTVLHLDPNPYYGSHFASLHLHDFTEFLQTHSLPSAPETQPSSSGEFNVLPLTTSPVYSSIETSVFSPEILQKSNQFNLDLAGPRVLFCADKMIDLFLKTEINHSMEFKSVDASFICEGEEGNLRNVPDSRSAIFKDKSLSFTEKNQLMRFFKLVQDHFGDGSGEESKKISEEDLKSPFVEFLSRKIGLSQKLKSIILYAISMAHYEQDNLEVCKDVLKTKDGIDLLILYHKSGGRFPNAPGAMIYPLYGQGELLQAFCRRAAVKGSIYVLRMPVVGLLADKEVGNYKGVKLLSGQELFSHKLILAPSFILPSGFAPSYLYPEPDGGHDFGLLDEKVKVVRGICITKSSLKLDVANCLVFFPPRSLFAEQMTSVRVFQLSSNVAACPSGMFVVYLSTLCKDVGQGKKMVNEAMNALFSIPISGKPEENSTDSHGENTVLRLKPSLLWSTVYIQELTMGAFGCVSSTFMPDGNLQYNNLLDATTKLFHKMYPNEEFFPEATSSIEVAEDGAFEQLDS; translated from the exons ATGGACGAAGCGATGTCGTATCCTCAGATAGAACCCGCCAACTTCGATCTAATCGTCATCGGCACAGGCCTCCCGGAATCCATCCTCGCCGCCGCTGCGTCCAGCTCCGGCAAAACCGTCCTCCACCTCGACCCCAACCCTTACTACGGCAGCCACTTCGCCTCTCTACATCTCCACGACTTCACCGAATTCCTCCAGACCCACTCCCTACCCTCCGCTCCCGAAACCCAACCCAGCTCCTCCGGCGAATTCAACGTTCTTCCCCTCACCACTAGCCCTGTCTACTCCTCCATCGAAACCAGCGTGTTTTCCCCCGAAATTCTCCAGAAGTCAAACCAATTCAACCTCGATTTAGCAGGGCCTAGGGTCTTGTTCTGTGCCGATAAGATGATCGACTTGTTTTTGAAAACGGAGATTAATCACTCCATGGAGTTCAAGAGTGTAGATGCTAGCTTTATTTGTGAGGGTGAGGAGGGGAATTTGCGGAATGTACCAGATTCGCGAAGTGCCATATTCAAGGATAAGAGCTTGAGCTTTACAGAGAAGAATCAGTTGATGAGGTTCTTCAAGCTTGTTCAGGATCATTTTGGTGATGGGAGTGGCGAGGAaagcaagaaaatttctgagGAAGATTTAAAGAGTCCATTTGTGGAGTTTTTGAGCCGGAAGATTGGGTTGTCGCAGAAGCTAAAATC GATTATTTTGTATGCAATTTCGAtggcacattatgaacaagacAACTTGGAAGTCTGCAAGGACGTCCTCAAGACGAAAGACGGAATCGATCTTTTAATACTCTATCATAAATCTGGAGGCAG GTTTCCTAATGCACCTGGTGCCATGATATATCCACTCTACGGGCAAGGAGAACTTCTACAAGCATTTTGCCGTCGTGCTGCCGTTAAAGGTTCTATCTAT GTCCTGCGAATGCCTGTGGTTGGTCTACTAGCAGATAAG GAAGTTGGGAATTATAAGGGTGTTAAGTTGCTTTCTGGTCAAGAATTATTCAGCCATAAGCTGATCCTTGCTCCCTCATTCATTCTTCCATCAGGTTTCGCTCCTTCTTACTTGTATCCTGAGCCAGATGGTGGCCATGATTTTGGCCTGCTAGATGAAAAAGTAAAGGTGGTTAGGGGAATATGCATCACAAAAAGTTCCCTAAAACTGGATGTTGCAAATTGTCTGGTGTTCTTTCCCCCTCGAT CTTTGTTTGCAGAGCAGATGACATCCGTCCGAGTTTTCCAATTGAGTAGCAATGTTGCTGCTTGTCCCTCTGGCAT GTTTGTCGTTTACCTATCGACTCTATGCAAAGATGTTGGACAAGGGAAGAAGATGGTAAATGAAGCAATGAATGCTTTGTTTTCAATTCCTATTTCTGGGAAACCCGAGGAAAACTCTACTGATTCTCATGGTGAAAATACAGTGTTAAGATTGAAACCCAGTTTACTGTGGAGTACAGTTTATATACAGGAGCTCACAATG GGTGCATTTGGTTGTGTGAGTTCAACCTTTATGCCTGATGGGAATCTACAATACAACAACCTTCTAGATGCTACGACTAAG CTTTTTCACAAGATGTATCCCAACGAAGAATTTTTTCCAGAGGCGACCTCATCCATTGAGGTTGCAGAAGATGGCGCGTTTGAGCAATTAGACTCCTAG
- the LOC113699098 gene encoding rab escort protein 1: MLLTRIVLVVKGCLWLVYLQTRISSYNPDSRPQDAKDKVLGGVCITASSLKPDIANCLLLYPPQALFPERLTSIRVLHLSSYTNVCPSGMFVVYVSTICEDAAQGKELLTTAINDLFSVPVSGNSEEDSEDHQSAIQ, encoded by the exons ATGCTGCTGACAAGGATTGTCTTGGT GGTCAAGGGATGTCTGTGGTTGGTCTACTTACAGACAAG GATTAGCTCCTATAATCCTGATTCTAGGCCGCAGGATGCCAAAGACAAGGTACTTGGGGGAGTATGCATCACAGCAAGTTCCTTAAAACCAGATATAGCAAATTGTTTGCTGCTATATCCCCCTCAAG CTTTGTTCCCGGAGCGGCTGACATCAATCCGAGTCCTCCATTTGAGCAGTTATACGAATGTTTGTCCTTCTGGCAT GTTTGTCGTTTATGTATCAACAATTTGTGAAGATGCAGCTCAAGGGAAAGAATTACTAACTACAGCCataaatgatttgttttctGTTCCTGTTTCTGGAAACTCTGAGGAAGATTCTGAGGATCATCAGAGTGCAATACAGTAG
- the LOC113699203 gene encoding uncharacterized protein isoform X2: MLGSGGVSDGYEIGSKRPRMMESNPYFAVGSGSSGYGFGGGYQSSVFPVVRLRGLPFDCTDIDIFKFFAGLDIVDVFLVSKGGRFSGEAFVVFASPVQAEFALQRDRQNMGRRYVEVFRCKKQDYYHAIAAEMHYDGGYDDYHGTPPPRPKRSLDKDKLEYTEVLKLRGLPYSVKKSDIVKFFGDFNLTDDKVHIGYRHDGKATGEAYVEFSSAEEAKKAMCRDNKLIGTRYIELFPSTPDEARRAESRSRQ; this comes from the coding sequence ATGTTGGGGAGCGGGGGGGTTTCGGACGGGTACGAGATCGGCTCAAAGAGACCAAGAATGATGGAATCGAATCCCTACTTCGCAGTTGGCAGCGGTTCAAGCGGTTATGGCTTTGGCGGTGGATATCAGTCCTCTGTGTTTCCTGTGGTTCGTCTGAGGGGTCTTCCATTCGACTGCACAGATATTGACATTTTCAAGTTCTTTGCTGGGCTGGACATTGTGGATGTTTTCCTGGTAAGCAAAGGTGGACGGTTTTCTGGGGAGGCTTTTGTTGTCTTTGCTTCTCCTGTGCAGGCTGAATTTGCTCTTCAGAGAGATAGGCAGAACATGGGAAGGAGATATGTGGAAGTTTTCAGGTGCAAAAAGCAGGATTATTATCATGCTATAGCTGCTGAGATGCATTATGATGGTGGTTATGATGACTATCATGGAACGCCGCCTCCTCGTCCAAAGAGATCTCTTGACAAGGATAAGTTGGAGTATACTGAGGTGCTGAAGTTGCGTGGCCTCCCTTACTCTGTGAAGAAGTCAGATattgtgaagttttttggagacTTTAATCTGACAGATGACAAAGTGCATATTGGGTATCGTCATGATGGAAAAGCTACTGGAGAAGCATATGTTGAGTTTAGTTCTGCTGAGGAGGCCAAGAAAGCCATGTGTAGGGACAACAAATTGATTGGTACACGGTACATAGAGCTGTTCCCTTCAACGCCAGATGAAGCTAGACGAGCAGAGTCAAGATCAAGACAGTGA
- the LOC113699203 gene encoding uncharacterized protein isoform X1, whose amino-acid sequence MYGSRGAMLGSGGVSDGYEIGSKRPRMMESNPYFAVGSGSSGYGFGGGYQSSVFPVVRLRGLPFDCTDIDIFKFFAGLDIVDVFLVSKGGRFSGEAFVVFASPVQAEFALQRDRQNMGRRYVEVFRCKKQDYYHAIAAEMHYDGGYDDYHGTPPPRPKRSLDKDKLEYTEVLKLRGLPYSVKKSDIVKFFGDFNLTDDKVHIGYRHDGKATGEAYVEFSSAEEAKKAMCRDNKLIGTRYIELFPSTPDEARRAESRSRQ is encoded by the exons ATGTACGGATCAAGGGG GGCAATGTTGGGGAGCGGGGGGGTTTCGGACGGGTACGAGATCGGCTCAAAGAGACCAAGAATGATGGAATCGAATCCCTACTTCGCAGTTGGCAGCGGTTCAAGCGGTTATGGCTTTGGCGGTGGATATCAGTCCTCTGTGTTTCCTGTGGTTCGTCTGAGGGGTCTTCCATTCGACTGCACAGATATTGACATTTTCAAGTTCTTTGCTGGGCTGGACATTGTGGATGTTTTCCTGGTAAGCAAAGGTGGACGGTTTTCTGGGGAGGCTTTTGTTGTCTTTGCTTCTCCTGTGCAGGCTGAATTTGCTCTTCAGAGAGATAGGCAGAACATGGGAAGGAGATATGTGGAAGTTTTCAGGTGCAAAAAGCAGGATTATTATCATGCTATAGCTGCTGAGATGCATTATGATGGTGGTTATGATGACTATCATGGAACGCCGCCTCCTCGTCCAAAGAGATCTCTTGACAAGGATAAGTTGGAGTATACTGAGGTGCTGAAGTTGCGTGGCCTCCCTTACTCTGTGAAGAAGTCAGATattgtgaagttttttggagacTTTAATCTGACAGATGACAAAGTGCATATTGGGTATCGTCATGATGGAAAAGCTACTGGAGAAGCATATGTTGAGTTTAGTTCTGCTGAGGAGGCCAAGAAAGCCATGTGTAGGGACAACAAATTGATTGGTACACGGTACATAGAGCTGTTCCCTTCAACGCCAGATGAAGCTAGACGAGCAGAGTCAAGATCAAGACAGTGA
- the LOC113698193 gene encoding protein GET1-like: MAEGLEEHGKSLAAPLVFLIVVVFQLLSRYLELNKKKGIKTDEELQLREEINKLLKEANSYSGPSTFAQAAKLRRMAAAKEKELTKVQEMHSNVMKSSYDSHAKVLKMVKVFTYAVLIIWFWRIPVAAISERLVQPFGKILSWRAGGSVNDNVMVGIIPWLIVSSRVSKIISRKVFK; this comes from the exons ATGGCGGAAGGATTGGAAGAACATGGAAAATCTCTGGCAGCTCCGTTGGTTTTCCTCATTGTTGTGGTTTTCCAGCTGCTCTCCAGATATCTCGAACTCAACAAGAAG AAAGGAATTAAGACTGATGAAGAGCTTCAGCTGCGGGAAGAGATTAATAAGCTATTGAAGGAAGCTAATTCCTATTCAGG GCCTTCAACATTTGCACAAGCTGCAAAACTCAGGAGGATGGCAGCAGCTAAGGAGAAGGAGCTAACGAAAG TTCAAGAAATGCATAGCAATGTAATGAAATCGTCATACGACTCACACGCAAAGGTCCTGAAGATGGTAAAG GTTTTTACATATGCTGTGTTGATTATTTGGTTTTGGAGGATCCCTGTAGCTGCCATATCTGAGAGACTTGTGCAACCTTTTG GTAAAATTTTGTCGTGGAGGGCTGGAGGTTCTGTAAACGACAATGTCATG GTTGGGATTATACCTTGGCTAATAGTTTCTTCCAGGGTTAGCAAGATTATCAGCCGAAAAGTATTCAAGTAG
- the LOC113699246 gene encoding high mobility group B protein 3: protein MKGGKSKAKADTKLSVKKGAAAGKKPVKKGKAAKDPNKPKRPASAFFVFMEEFRKQYKEKHPNNKSVAAVGKAGGDKWKSMSDAEKAPYIAKADKRKVEYEKNLQAYNKRLADGPGAEEEESDKSRSEVNDDEEDDEEGSGEEEDDDE from the exons ATGAAGGGAGGCAAATCCAAGGCTAAGGCTGATACCAA GCTTTCTGTGAAGAAAGGTGCTGCCGCTGGGAAGAAGCCGGTGAAGAAAGGAAAGGCTGCCAAGGATCCTAACAAGCCTAAGAGGCCTGCTAGCGCTTTCTTCGTTTTCAT GGAGGAGTTTAGGAAACAGTACAAGGAAAAGCATCCAAATAACAAATCTGTGGCAGCT GTTGGTAAAGCTGGTGGAGACAAGTGGAAGTCCATGTCCGACGCT GAAAAAGCTCCATACATAGCTAAGGCTGATAAGAGGAAGGTTGAATATGAGAAGAATCTTCAGGCTTACAACAAGAGACTG GCTGATGGACCTGGAGCCGAGGAGGAGGAATCTGACAAATCTAGGTCCGAGGTTAACGATGATGAGGAGGATGATGAGGAAGGAAGTGGAGAG GAGGAGGATGATGATGAGTAA
- the LOC113699308 gene encoding uncharacterized protein, with amino-acid sequence MAAAAPAKCFLVTGPPGVGKTTLIIRVLESLKTAYPNLKVQGFYTREIREGSDRVGFEVVTLDGRTGPLASNKISSAESLRWPTVGRYRVDVASFESLALPELQVKEDTELFIIDEVGKMELCSSFFFPAVLRVLQSNIPLLASIPIPKSGRDIPGVARLRNEPGATVFTLSKNNRDAMKEQIYSHLTDLLPKL; translated from the exons ATGGCAGCGGCTGCTCCGGCGAAATGTTTTCTCGTTACCGGTCCTCCG GGCGTAGGGAAGACGACACTCATAATTCGAGTGTTGGAGAGCCTAAAAACTgcttacccaaacttgaaggtTCAAGGTTTCTATACTC GTGAAATAAGAGAAGGAAGTGACAGAGTAGGCTTTGAAGTGGTGACGCTCGATGGACGTACTGGTCCTCTCGCTTCCAACAAAATCTCCAG CGCTGAGTCTCTTAGATGGCCTACCGTAGGGAGGTACAGAGTAGATGTGGCTTCCTTTGAATCACTAGCGTTGCCAGAGTTGCAG GTCAAGGAAGATACTGAACTTTTTATCATTGATGAAGTTGGTAAGATGGAGCTGTGcagttcttttttctttcctgcTGTACTAAGAGTCCTGCAATCAAATATTCCACTCTTGGCTTCTATTCCCATACCAAAATCTGGCAGAGATATACCTGGAG ttgcaaggttgagaAATGAACCTGGTGCTACTGTTTTTACGTTGAGTAAAAATAACAGAGATGCCATGAAAGAGCAGATCTATTCCCATCTGACAGACTTGCTGCCTAAGCTGTAG
- the LOC113699307 gene encoding uncharacterized protein isoform X4 yields the protein MLHAPYMYFGDSAGNVSVFKVNQEPTIIEQMKYHIPLSASHGNSGQVPADIAVIHILPQPTAESKRVLIIYTDGFMTLWDIQDSKAIFTAGGTTLQATSHETKKVTAATWACPFGSKVVVGYSNGEIFMWSIPAPLHSKVEQTKEKDPYAQNGPVIKLNLGYKLDKIPIAKLRWDYADGKASRLYVIGSSDYPSANLLQVVLLNDTIESRTIKLGLHTHESPIDLEIVSSFNPQCKQKNDSLLLLGKSGHIYTYDDYLIERYLLQCQSKSSPSLPKEIKVKLPFADPSITVARFVQDNPHLLYLKDQDYNSLAKDILPLFPFETTQKDGTSSNSTQPRGLSKAKNLYITGHDDGAIRIWDVSCPLMRPILSVTQQSEEDTSLSGVPLTALYCTSDLQIFVSGDQGGLIRMYKFKPELFAPETSFLSLQGVSKKGSVIQSIKLLQVNGAVLFINSIQNAKYLAVGTDQGYVCLINLEGPTLLYERHFASELSTGIISLQSVTCSLHGFEKNVLVAATKDSSVVALDTESGNTLNTNMIRPKKPSRALYMQILDGLEVSSRCPNTSERTETIKGNSDSPQSKQQVVVVCSEKAVYVYSLVHILQGIKKVHNKKKFHSSSCCWASILESPGSGLILLFSSGKIEIRSLPELSLLKETSVRGLRPSIPKQNSISNTSVCFSVNGDMILVEGDQEAFFISVSLQKDIYRFLDDASQVHSHHLMVAQESSHIIHKEKRKGLFGSVIKDIKGTKAKSETDVEVEDAKESIEALSTIFSVANFPEEVDSEEKSAGKDDTDLDIDDIDIEDPGEKQKGYGVMAALNKQNLADTFQTFKGRFKHMKVKTDKKSTNEVMQDEKGGSVDQIKKKYGYTSTGEPCVATVAKTKLTENLKKLQGISLKSSEMQDTARSFSSMAKEVLRFTENDKRS from the exons GTATTTTGGAGATTCTGCTGGTAATGTTTCCGTTTTCAAGGTTAATCAAGAGCCAACTATTATAGAGCAGATGAAGTACCATATACCACTCTCAGCATCCCACG GGAATTCAGGTCAAGTTCCTGCTGATATTGCCGTCATTCATATACTGCCTCAACCTACAGCGGAAAGTAAGAg GGTTCTTATTATTTATACTGATGGTTTTATGACATTATGGGACATCCAAGATAGCAAAGCCATTTTCACTGCTGGTGGGACAACATTGCAAGCAACATCCCATGAAACAAAGAAAGTGACTGCAGCAACTTGGGCTTGCCCATTTGGAAGCAAAGTAGTTGTGGGATACAGCAATGGAGAGATTTTCATGTGGAGTATTCCAGCTCCTTTGCACTCTAAAGTTGAACAAACAAAAGAGAAGGACCCTTATGCTCAAAATGGTCCAGTTATTAAACTAAATCTTGGATACAAACTGGACAAAATACCTATTGCAAAGTTAAGGTGGGATTATGCAGATGGAAAAGCAAGTCGATTATATGTCATAGGAAGCTCTGACTATCCTTCAGCAAACTTGCTACAA GTAGTTCTACTCAATGATACTATTGAATCCCGTACAATCAAATTGGGGCTCCATACCCACGAATCTCCTATTGATCTGGAGATAGTATCGAGCTTTAATCCACAATGCAAGCAAAAGAACGATTCTCTCCTTTTGCTTGGAAAGTCAGGTCATATATACACCTATGACGATTACCTCATTGAAAGGTACCTATTACAGTGCCAATCCAAGTCCTCCCCATCACTTCCAAAGGAGATAAAGGTGAAATTGCCATTTGCTGATCCAAGTATCACAGTTGCAAGATTCGTGCAAGATAACCCACATCTCCTATACTTGAAGGATCAG GACTATAATTCACTAGCAAAAGACATCTTACCACTTTTTCCATTTGAGACAACACAAAAAGATGGAACGAGCTCAAACTCAACACAACCTAGGGGGCTTTCAAAGGCGAAGAACTTATATATAACTGGACATGACGATGGAGCCATAAGAATATGGGATGTTTCTTGCCCACTCATGCGTCCAATTCTATCAGTAACTCAGCAG AGTGAGGAAGATACTTCTCTAAGTGGTGTACCACTGACAGCACTGTATTGCACTAGTGATTTGCAGATCTTTGTTTCTGGCGATCAAGGTGGACTG ATACGGATGTATAAATTTAAACCTGAGCTCTTTGCCCCAGAAACCAGTTTCTTGTCCCTGCAAG GAGTTTCGAAGAAGGGTAGCGTCATCCAGAGTATTAAACTTCTGCAGGTTAATGGAGCTGTACTTTTCATAAACTCAATCCAGAATGCTAAATATCTTGCAGTTGGGACAGATCAAGGATAT GTTTGCCTGATTAATCTTGAGGGACCGACTTTGTTGTATGAGAGACATTTTGCAAGTGAACTCAGTACAGGAATAATCTCTTTGCAATCTGTAACTTGCAGCTTGCATGGTTTTGAAAAGAATGTTTTGGTTGCTGCAACTAAGGATTCTTCTGTGGTAGCACTCGACACTGAATCAGGAAATACTCTCAACACTAACATGATACGTCCTAAGAAACCTTCTAGAGCTTTGTACATGCAGATTTTGG ATGGACTGGAGGTATCTAGTAGGTGTCCTAACACATCAGAAAGGACAGAAACTATCAAGGGGAATTCTGACAGTCCACAATCAAAGCAACAAGTAGTGGTGGTTTGCTCTGAGAAAGCTGTTTATGTCTACTCCTTGGTTCACATTCTACAG gGTATTAAGAAGGTGCACAATAAGAAGAAGTTCCATTCCTCTTCTTGTTGCTGGGCATCAATTCTTGAAAGTCCTGGTTCAGGGTTGATTCTTCTATTTTCGAGTGGAAAGATCGAGATCAG ATCCTTGCCAGAATTATCTCTTCTAAAGGAAACTTCTGTGAGAGGCCTCAGACCTTCAATTCCAAAGCAGAACTCAATTTCTAACACTTCAGTGTGCTTCTCAGTCAACGGTGACATGATTTTG GTGGAAGGTGATCAGGAAGCATTTTTTATCTCAGTATCGCTCCAAAAGGATATCTACAG GTTTCTGGATGATGCTTCCCAAGTCCATTCCCATCACCTAATGGTTGCACAAGAGTCCTCACACATCATTCATAAAGAAAAGAGGAAG GGTTTATTCGGATCTGTTATTAAAGATATTAAGGGGACTAAAGCAAAGAGCGAGACAGATGTGGAAGTTGAAGATGCAAAAGAAAGTATTGAAGCATTGTCTACTATCTTCTCAGTTGCTAACTTTCCAGAAGAAGTAGATAGTGAAGAAAAGAGTGCGGGCAAAGATGACACTGATCTGGACATAG ATGACATTGACATTGAAGATCCTGGTGAGAAGCAGAAAGGATATGGAGTAATGGCAGCTCTAAACAAACAGAATTTGGCAGATACGTTTCAGACATTTAAAG GCAGATTTAAACATATGAAGGTAAAGACCGATAAAAAGTCAACAAATGAAGTGATGCAAGACGAGAAGGGTGGTTCTGTTGACCAGATAAAGAAAAAGTATGGATACACATCCACTGGT GAACCATGTGTTGCAACTGTTGCTAAAACAAAGCTGACtgagaatttgaagaagttgcAG GGGATAAGTTTGAAATCTTCCGAGATGCAGGACACCGCTAGATCGTTTTCTTCAATGGCCAAAGAAGTTTTGCGATTTACTGAAAATGACAAACGAAGTTGA